The nucleotide sequence GTCAGCACCCCCACCCCCACGGCATCGACGGACTCCACCGGCCGGCGGACCAGCCCCAGCAGCAGGTCGATGTCGTGGATCATCAGGTCGAGGACCACGGCCACGTCCGTCCCCCGCGGCCCGAACGGCGCCAGCCGGTGCGACTCGGCGAAGCGCGGATCCTCCAGGTACTGGTCCACCGCCCGCAGCGCACCGTTGAAGCGTTCCACGTGCCCGGTGGCGACGACGAGGTTCCGCTCCGCCGCGCGGGCCACGATCGCGTCCGCTTCCGCCACCGACGCGGCGATCGGCTTCTCGATCAGCAGGTGCACCCCGGCGTCCAGCGCCGCCAGCGCCACCTCCGCGTGGTTCGTGGTGGGCACGGCGATCACCGCCGCGTCCACCGCCTCCAGCAGCGCCTCGCGCGTGGGGAACGCGTGCACCCCCAGCTCCGCGGAGACGGCCGAAGCGCGCGCCGCGTCGGAGTCGAAGATCCCCACCATCTCCGCCCCCGTGATCCCGCGCAGGATCCGGGCGTGGTGGAACCCCAGCGACCCCGCCCCGATCACCCCCGCGCGAACGGCGCTCACGCGGCACCTCGCTCATC is from Longimicrobium sp. and encodes:
- a CDS encoding Gfo/Idh/MocA family oxidoreductase gives rise to the protein MSAVRAGVIGAGSLGFHHARILRGITGAEMVGIFDSDAARASAVSAELGVHAFPTREALLEAVDAAVIAVPTTNHAEVALAALDAGVHLLIEKPIAASVAEADAIVARAAERNLVVATGHVERFNGALRAVDQYLEDPRFAESHRLAPFGPRGTDVAVVLDLMIHDIDLLLGLVRRPVESVDAVGVGVLTGNVDIANARLVFEGGAVANITASRVSMERMRKIRFFQRSGYISLDLAKGTGEFLRLKKGATMPEGDVNLLSLMNIVERIELKGDGTDALTSELQAWIAAVRGEGPLVVSGRDGRDALAVALRIMEKIEDHAVAVAGAA